DNA from Streptomyces rishiriensis:
CTGCGCGACGGGACGCCGGAGTTTCTCCTTGAGGATGTCGACCTCGCACTCTTCGCCTGTGGCGGGGTCGGTGACGGTGAACGCTCCCGGTGAACACAGAAGCTCTGGCATACCGCCATCACGATCTCCAGGCCATGCTGACCGATCCGTTCCGGGTCGGCTCCCCTGGACCGACGGCAGCGTGATGCTGCTGTCCCACACACTGATCTGGACCGCGCCCCGCTGATCTCGGCGATCCTGCGCAGCATCGCCACGGTGGCGCGATGGATCGGCACGCCCGCCGTGGCGGTCCGGTCGGGCTGCCGGCGCGGGCGCCCGGGCCGGCGCCCCGGGCGAGGATGCGGTCCCGCGACCACGAGACGGGCGGGGGCTGCGGGTGGGACATGCTTTCACCCTACCCTTTTGATTGCCTAACGCAAGTAAATCTCATCACTTGCTTGACTTAAGTAATCCATTCATGCTTGCCTGACTCAAGCAATCCGGTGCCCGCCCCGAGCGGAGGCGGCCACCGGCCGCCGAACCCGTGGGGACGGGGATCGGCGTTGCTCCGGGGCCCGGCGGCCGACGCTTCATCCGGCTGCCGGGCTGCGGACGGCTCCACCCACCCACGCACGCCGGCGGCGTGCTCACCACCACCGTCGCGGTGCCCCTTCCCCGACCCCGTCAGGACTTCCCCCGAGCCCGGCGACACCAGTCCCGAACAACCGAGTTCTCCAGCACGAGAGGCCACCCTCATGAGCACGATGAAGTCCGTCCGGACCGGCGCGGTCGGCAAGATCGAGGTCGTGGACGTCGAGCGACCGGTGCCCGGTCCCAGGGACGCGCTCGTGCGGATCCGCGCCTGCGGGATCTGCGGCACCGACGTCACCTTCCTGCGCATGGGCGGCATGCCCGCCCGCGCCCACCTGGGCGGCGAGCTGATCCCCGTGCCGCTCGGCCACGAGCCGGCCGGTGAGGTCGTGGAGGTCGGCGCCGAGGTGTCGGGCCTGAGAGCGGGCGACCGCGTGGTCGTGAACCCGCAGGACGCCCCCACCGGCATCATCGGCTGCGGCGGGAAACTGGGCGCGATGAGCGAGTACCTGCTGATCGAGAACGCCGAGGTCGGAAGGAGCGTCGCCGTCTTCCCCGCCACCGTGCCGTTCGACGTGGCCTCGCTCAACGAGCCGATGGCCGTGTCCCGGCACGCCGTCAACCGCTCCGGGTCGGGGCCGGGCGACAAGGTCGTCGTGTTCGGGGCCGGGCCGATCGGTCTGGGCGCCGCGATCTGGCTGAAGCTGCGCGGTGCGGAGCACGTGGTGGTCGTCGACGTCATCCCCTCCCGGCTGGAGAAGGCACTGGCCGTCGGGGCGGACGCCGTCATCGACTCGGCCGGGGAGGACGTGGCCGCGCGGCTCACCGAACTGCACGGGCAGAGCGCCAACGCCCTCGGCCAGCCCCGGCCGGGCACCGACGTCTTCATCGACGCGGCCGGCGCCCCGGCCGTCTTCGACACCGTGGTGCGGTCGGCGAAGTGGCACGCGAAGCTGGTCATGGTGGCCGTGCAGAAGAAGGGCGAGATCGACCTCGGCGGCATGCTCCGCAGCGAGCTCACCCTCATCGCCTCCCAGGGCTACCCGACCGAGATCTTCGAGGTGACGCCGGAACTGGTCGAGCACCAGGAGCGGTTCGCCCGGCTCATCAGTCACCGCGTCCCGTTCGCCGAGGCCGACCGTGCCTTCGGACTGGCCCTGACACCGGGCGCGGCGGAGAAGGTCGTCGTCACGCTGGACGACTAGGCCGGGTCCGGGGCGTCGTGCCGCGGGCGTGGGGCCGGGCCCGCCGGGCCCCACTGCTCCGGTGCCGCGGCTCTCGTCCGCCCCGGTCCGCCGGACGGGCTCCAGGACCTCCGCACGCGGGCCCGCCGGGCAGCCGGTCGTGTCCATCGGACGGCCCCCCGCGTCGCTCTGCCCCACCGCCCCCTTCCCCGCTTCTCCTCACGAGAGGAACGGCGCTCCATGCGCGCGACCCTGCCACAGGCGGCTCGGGCCACGGTCCATCTCTTCCTGGCCGCCGCGATGGCCTTCGGGTCGTACCTCTTCCTGACCGTCCTGCTGATAGCCGCCACCGGTGCGGTCACGGGGGTCGGGATCTGGATGCTGCCCGAGACCGTGCTCCTGATCCGCCGGATCGCCGGGGCCAAGCGGCGGTCGACGGCGTCCTGGACCGGCCGGGAGATACCGGAGGCCTACCGAACGATCGACGGCCCGCTGCGCGAGCGGCTGCGGACGGCCGTCGCGGACCCCGGCACCCTGACCGATCTGCGCTGGATGGGGGCCTACTACGCCTACGGCTGGCTGACGGTGCTCATGCTGCCGCTGTGGCCGGTGGGCCTCCTCGTCGACGGTGTGCGGCGCGCGCTGCTGGACCGCGAGCCGCTGCTCCTGCCGTTGCTCGTCCGGCTCGCCGACCTGGAGGCGGACTGGTCGGCCGCGCTGCTCAGCCCCTCCCCCAAGGCGCTGCTGGCCAGGCGGGTCGAGCAGCTCACCGCGACCCGGGCCGACGCGGTCGCCGCGCACGGCGCCGAACTGCGCCGGATCGAACGGGACCTGCACGACGGCGCCCAGGCGCGACTGGTCGCCCTGTCGATGCGGATCGGCCTGGCCCAGCGGGCGTACGGGACCGACCCCGGCACCGCGCGGGAGCTGCTCTCCGACGCGCAGGACCAGGCCGAGGAGGCTCTGACCGAACTGCGGCACGTCGTACGCGGCATCCATCCGCCGATCCTCACCGACCGGGGACTGGACGGGGCCGTACGGGCGTTGGCGGGCAGCAGCGCACTCGGGGTGACCGTGCGCACGGAGGGGCTTCCGGACGGGCCCCGGGCGCCGGCCGCGGTGGAGGCGGCCGCCTATTTCGTGATCGCCGAGGCGCTGACCAACGCCGCCAAGCACAGCGGGGCGGGCCGGGCCGAGGTCGTGCTGGCCCGCTCCCGCACCGGGCTGAGCGTGCGGGTGCGCGACGAGGGGTGCGGCGGCGTCGACGAGAGCGCCGGGTCCGGTCTGCTGGGCATGCGGCGCCGGGT
Protein-coding regions in this window:
- a CDS encoding sensor histidine kinase; its protein translation is MRATLPQAARATVHLFLAAAMAFGSYLFLTVLLIAATGAVTGVGIWMLPETVLLIRRIAGAKRRSTASWTGREIPEAYRTIDGPLRERLRTAVADPGTLTDLRWMGAYYAYGWLTVLMLPLWPVGLLVDGVRRALLDREPLLLPLLVRLADLEADWSAALLSPSPKALLARRVEQLTATRADAVAAHGAELRRIERDLHDGAQARLVALSMRIGLAQRAYGTDPGTARELLSDAQDQAEEALTELRHVVRGIHPPILTDRGLDGAVRALAGSSALGVTVRTEGLPDGPRAPAAVEAAAYFVIAEALTNAAKHSGAGRAEVVLARSRTGLSVRVRDEGCGGVDESAGSGLLGMRRRVAALDGRVRVTSPVGGPTVIEVELPCVW
- a CDS encoding zinc-dependent alcohol dehydrogenase yields the protein MSTMKSVRTGAVGKIEVVDVERPVPGPRDALVRIRACGICGTDVTFLRMGGMPARAHLGGELIPVPLGHEPAGEVVEVGAEVSGLRAGDRVVVNPQDAPTGIIGCGGKLGAMSEYLLIENAEVGRSVAVFPATVPFDVASLNEPMAVSRHAVNRSGSGPGDKVVVFGAGPIGLGAAIWLKLRGAEHVVVVDVIPSRLEKALAVGADAVIDSAGEDVAARLTELHGQSANALGQPRPGTDVFIDAAGAPAVFDTVVRSAKWHAKLVMVAVQKKGEIDLGGMLRSELTLIASQGYPTEIFEVTPELVEHQERFARLISHRVPFAEADRAFGLALTPGAAEKVVVTLDD